From the genome of Vicia villosa cultivar HV-30 ecotype Madison, WI linkage group LG2, Vvil1.0, whole genome shotgun sequence, one region includes:
- the LOC131652556 gene encoding uncharacterized protein LOC131652556 isoform X3, with translation MHLNPAEEFSDENGRSGEAGQSSMNEGNVHSLSSRACENLQLDVGETSNMLSINSSHDSLSENAESRQILKNKYQDPKHLEGHDDNTSCISRASNANLVNDNHQRNANRINIPCSSASASQFGAERSGTAPSVDMSCLETPSPKDVDTDHSSPTIQGQHGQSRNDKSLSDNPSLMHMERESNSQIPEKMSECSIENCSSSLTKESAPVVVSGEKCTTNKDKLIDDTSNVSLKVCPKSQADPDNDVCDAKVEDCKCSVHYGHHEKAEELIKSPGKQESQSENESDESDVVEHDVKVCDICGDAGREDLLAICCRCTDGAEHTYCMREMLEKLPEGDWFCEECQDAVEAENKRLDAEEKKIIKTTSMSQVSGKRLSDNIEVAPPAAKRQTLESSKGSPKASSPKKLVPLSRESSFKSSDKLKGKSGLLMPLRNLPGGDDTHPTRSSSIGPRGQISKSMLLKSNSSNNLNSKPRVKNVDEIFPPRPKGGSEQTSKNMEPSPRITSRSTLFKSASLGRSSAIESKVKMLSPKSATTQDLKGSRHLKESGAFDRKYLSRNDRHVASSAVSTPKGDQKLTPRGEAIIKPSAANNRELKINQDGKSNVPSKSMNNISRKSLEPQGSSERTSSSNDEAVQDALPRSRETANQVEKSRESISNRVRPVVPTALKSPFCQKCEEFGHSIECCTAGTLQESGSELSVAASSISKEEVHKDNKLKAAIQAAALLKRQIYRKKEVTSQIDEISTLGTELNCEVTSQDRVLVSNTHKNSISTEETHEQQEGLENSTSDSSKCTSASDLKKLNSSSTDLCTQLGKSGLVDLNALKPLLRDLSKKDVAISNVLSKMLAFPEYEYIWQGVFEVHRNEKSPELYSGVQAHLSSSASPKVLEALTKFNPEVSLNEVSRLSTWPSQFHHGGAREDNIALYFFARDVESYERHYRGLLDHMIQNDLALKGVFDGVELLIFPSNQLPESSQRWNMLFFLWGVFRGRRTNHSGSAKKICIPSLNALPVEENSSTADVTLSEHFLSKGVNEKSISSDKACNALPSFTSIDQYPFTVSRNTDINSQTQLYSQQVSSEKPDGRIDSNASSRVPKSCNHLCQPTKSTGSSLEASVLEDEQCRESKPPEELGTSVSSKMVEAKTDSAISDKQENTLCWEIPSVSQQQRDAAYNISKNELMERTKYDEDQQRTKRKQKEDCPYIDLEETIENYETYAASNIVKDKASERMNIDEDRQRPKRKQRDGLYIDLEAAVENQGIDAAINITKDKLSEKMEDDEDQQRLKRKAKDRHYIDLEAPLQEDMSAEEVEHQLPNDKEVHHVDLSVVGCPKMLWNEVNGKLEDGEGSRKKLRTSFGGTSGLYSSGGRDSFNDSLTSLGNDLGSCSSVEDKGCEEASNEKIIREDFGTMVRTFFPVDTQNTNGSQLGQNTMSLKGIHVREGVIPNLNLALGEETELPLPPPPPAAPKGMLPPFLVGAVDKKNNRPDSLADGLEGDVAAASLSLSLSFPSSNKENTQASSKAELLPDGHSVKPPFLLFGRYTDK, from the exons ATGCATCTTAACCCGGCAGAAGAGTTTTCTGATGAAAACGGCCGCTCAGGGGAGGCTGGTCAGAGTTCTATGAATGAGGGTAATGTACATTCTCTTAGTAGCAGAGCTTGTGAAAACTTGCAGCTTGATGTCGGTGAAACAAGTAATATGCTCAGTATTAATTCAAGTCATGATTCTCTATCTGAAAATGCCGAGAGTAGACAGATCTTGAAGAATAAGTATCAGGATCCCAAACACTTAGAAGGTCATGATGACAACACATCTTGTATCAGTAGAGCATCTAATGCCAATTTAGTAAATGATAACCATCAAAGGAATGCAAACAGAATAAATATACCCTGTAGTTCAGCTTCAGCTAGTCAATTTGGGGCCGAACGATCTGGAACTGCTCCATCTGTTGATATGTCTTGTTTGGAGACTCCATCTCCTAAAGATGTAGACACTGACCATAGTTCGCCTACAATACAAGGGCAACATGGACAATCTCGAAATGATAAATCTCTTTCAGATAATCCAAGCTTAATGCACATGGAAAGGGAGTCGAATTCTCAGATACCAGAAAAAATGTCAGAATGCTCTATAGAGAATTGCAGTTCATCATTAACCAAAGAGAGTGCACCCGTTGTTGTTTCTGGTGAGAAATGTACTACAAATAAGGATAAACTTATTGACGACACTTCCAACGTTTCACTAAAAGTATGTCCAAAGTCACAAGCAGATCCTGATAATGATGTTTGTGATGCTAAAGTTGAAGACTGTAAATGTTCGGTCCATTATGGACATCACGAGAAAGCTGAAGAGCTGATTAAATCACCTGGCAAGCAGGaatctcaatctgaaaatgagagTGACGAATCAGATGTTGTGGAACATGAT GTCAAGGTGTGTGACATCTGTGGAGATGCTGGTCGTGAGGATCTACTTGCCATATGTTGTAGGTGCACTGATGGTGCAGAGCACAC CTACTGCATGCGAGAAATGCTTGAGAAACTCCCTGAAGGGGATTGGTTCTGTGAAGAATGCCAAGATGCAGTGGAAGCTGAAAACAAGAGGCTGG ATGccgaagaaaaaaaaatcataaaaactacTTCAATGTCTCAAGTTTCTGGCAAAAGACTTTCCGACAACATTGAAGTGGCTCCTCCAGCAGCAAAAAGGCAAACTCTTGAATCAAGCAAAGGATCACCAAAGGCTTCAAGCCCCAAGAAATTGGTTCCACTGTCACGAGAATCTTCATTTAAGAGCTCAGATAAATTAAAAGGGAAGTCTGGTCTTCTGATGCCTCTCCGAAACCTCCCTGGTGGTGACGATACACATCCCACTCGATCTTCTTCCATTGGTCCCCGGGGTCAAATTTCAAAGA GTATGTTGTTGAAGTCTAATTCATCCAATAACTTAAATTCCAAGCCTAGAGTAAAAAATGTTGATGAAATATTTCCACCAAGACCAAAAGGAGGCAGTGAACAGACTTCTAAGAATATGGAGCCATCTCCTCGGATAACAAGCAGGTCGACATTATTCAAATCTGCTAGTTTGGGGCGATCAAGTGCAATTGAATCAAAAGTTAAAATGCTTTCACCCAAGTCTGCAACTACTCAGGACTTGAAAGGCTCTAGACATTTAAAAGAATCAGGTGCGTTTGATCGAAAATATCTGTCTAGGAATGACCGGCATGTGGCTAGTTCTGCTGTTTCCACACCTAAGGGTGATCAGAAGCTTACTCCTCGGGGTGAAGCCATTATTAAACCTTCAGCAGCTAATAATCGAGAGTTGAAAATTAACCAGGATGGAAAATCAAATGTGCCATCAAAGTCAATGAACAATATAAGCCGTAAAAGTTTGGAGCCTCAAGGTAGTTCAG AGAGAACATCATCCAGTAATGATGAAGCTGTACAGGATGCACTGCCTCGATCTCGAGAGACAGCAAATCAGGTTGAGAAATCCAGAGAGAGTATTAGTAATCGTGTAAGACCCGTTGTCCCCACTGCACTAAAAAGTCCATTTTGTCAAAAATGTGAGGAATTTGGCCATTCTATAGAATGCTGCACAGCTGGTACTCTACAAGAATCTGGTTCTGAATTATCTGTTGCCGCCTCAAGTATCTCAAAAGAGGAGGTGCATAAAGACAATAAACTGAAAGCTGCAATCCAGGCGGCTGCTTTACTTAAAAGACAAATTTACAGGAAGAAAGAAGTAACCAGTCAAATTGATGAAATTTCTACATTAGGCACAGAGTTGAATTGTGAAGTGACTTCACAAGACCGAGTGTTGGTTTCTAACACACACAAGAATAGTATATCCACTGAAGAAACTCATGAACAGCAAGAAGGCCTTGAAAATTCTACATCTGATTCTTCCAAATGTACATCTGCCAGTGATTTGAAGAAACTCAACTCTAGCTCAACTGATCTTTGTACCCAACTAGGAAAGTCGGGTTTAGTTGATCTTAATGCTCTAAAGCCTTTATTGAGAGACCTTTCTAAAAAAGATGTGGCAATCTCAAATGTTCTTTCGAAGATGTTGGCCTTTCCTGAATACGAATACATATGGCA GGGTGTCTTTGAAGTGCATAGAAATGAAAAGTCTCCAGAATTATATTCTGGAGTTCAGGCACATTTATCCTCTTCTGCATCTCCTAAGGTTCTTGAGGCACTGACCAAGTTTAATCCCGAAGTTTCTCTCAACGAAGTTTCTCGCTTGAGCACATGGCCGTCACAGTTTCATCATGGTGGTGCTAGAGAAGATAATATTGCTCTTTATTTCTTTGCCAGAGATGTTGAAAG CTATGAGAGACACTACAGGGGACTATTGGATCACATGATTCAAAATGATTTAGCACTTAAAGGAGTTTTTGATGGTGTTGAACTTCTCATATTCCCATCCAATCAGCTTCCGGAAAGTTCACAAC GCTGGAATATGTTGTTTTTCTTATGGGGTGTATTTAGGGGGCGGAGGACTAATCATTCAGGTTCTGCAAAAAAGATCTGTATTCCAAGTTTAAATGCACTGCCAGTTGAGGAAAATTCTTCAACTGCTGATGTGACATTGTCTGAgcattttttgtcaaagggcgTCAATGAAAAATCAATTAGTTCTGACAAAGCATGCAATGCACTTCCTTCGTTCACTTCCATAGATCAATATCCGTTTACTGTAAGTAGGAATACTGATATCAATAGCCAGACACAGTTGTATTCACAACAAGTAAGCTCAGAGAAGCCAGATGGTAGAATCGATAGCAACGCTTCATCAAGGGTTCCAAAAAGCTGTAACCATTTATGTCAACCAACGAAATCCACTGGTTCATCCCTG GAAGCTAGTGTACTTGAGGATGAACAGTGCAGAGAGTCTAAACCTCCTGAAGAATTGGGAACAAGTGTAAGTAGCAAGATGGTGGAAGCAAAAACTGATTCTGCTATTTCTGACAAGCAAGAGAATACCCTCTGTTGGGAAATTCCTTCTGTTAGCCAACAACAAAGAGATGCTGCCTACAATATTAGTAAGAATGAACTTATGGAGAGAACGAAATATGATGAAGATCAGCAAAGGACCAAGaggaaacagaaagaagattgtCCCTACATTGATTTGGAGGAAACTATCGAGAATTACGAAACATATGCTGCAAGCAATATTGTTAAGGATAAAGCTTCAGAAAGAATGAACATTGATGAAGATCGGCAAAGGCCTAAGAGGAAACAGAGAGATGGTCTTTACATTGACTTGGAGGCAGCTGTTGAAAATCAAGGAATAGATGCTGCAATCAATATAACTAAGGATAAACTTTCAGAgaagatggaagatgatgaagatcAGCAACGGCTTAAGAGGAAAGCAAAAGATCGTCACTATATTGACTTGGAGGCTCCTCTACAGGAAGACATGTCTGCAGAAGAGGTCGAGCACCAGCTACCCAATGATAAAGAAGTTCATCATGTTGATCTATCAGTAGTTGGCTGTCCAAAAATGCTTTGGAATGAGGTAAATGGGAAATTAGAAGATGGAGAAGGTTCCCGAAAGAAGTTAAGGACAAGTTTTGGCGGGACTTCTGGACTTTATAGTTCTGGAGGAAGAGACTCCTTTAATGACAGTTTGACATCTCTTGGAAATGATCTTGGTTCTTGTTCTTCCGTCGAGGACAAAGGATGTGAAGAAGCTTCCAATGAAAAAATCATCCGCGAGGACTTTGGAACGATGGTAAGAACCTTCTTTCCTGTTGATACTCAGAATACCAATGGCTCACAATTGGGACAGAATACCATGTCATTGAAAGGGATTCATGTCCGCGAGGGCGTGATTCCAAATCTAAATCTTGCTTTAGGGGAAGAAACAGAACTGCCGTTGCCCCCTCCTCCTCCTGCTGCCCCCAAGGGTATGCTGCCGCCTTTCCTAGTTGGGGCTGTAGACAAGAAAAATAACCGTCCAGATAGTTTGGCAGATGGACTAGAAGGCGATGTTGCTGCTGCTTCACTTTCCCTCTCTCTATCATTTCCATCTTCAAACAAGGAAAACACACAAGCTTCTTCAAAAGCAGAGCTTTTACCTGATGGTCACAGTGTGAAACCCCCTTTTCTCCTTTTTGGGAGATACACGGACAAATAA